The Panicum hallii strain FIL2 chromosome 5, PHallii_v3.1, whole genome shotgun sequence genome contains the following window.
GTTCAAGAATTCGTGACAGAAAGTTTGTGACAGAGTAAGGATCTACAACAAGTTGGTGAATTAGTAATGGAACATTAGCAGAACAGTATTGCTAACACTCATAACTGCACAATGGACATCAATTGAATAAAGAATGCATCAATAGTGTAAAATAAAAGGTCTAGTTAAGTTGGTTCCTAAATAATGAACATCCATAGTGTGTCTATGATCCTTTTCTCCTAAGAAAGGATCTGTAGCAGACATATCAGCTCCACAATTAGGTGTTGAAGCCTGTCAAAAAAACAATTGGCAGGGATCTAACAGGAATATGACAGTGTTCAGGTGAATGCGGTTTGGGTTATCACTCTCTGATAGTGCTGTAAGATATGTATGCATTGCCGTTTGCCAACCTCTAGAATTTAAAAATCAAAACACAAACTAATAGAAGCATTCAAGATGTCGAAATCCAATTCTTAATGACAAGAAAGCATTATCTTTAGTTAAAGTGAAGGAGACTGATTTAGACTTCTCACTCGCCAGAAACATGAAAGTTTGGTGCTGTTTACTTACGCTGCTGTCCCCACAGCGTACCAGTCTAACCTGCCTCTCGATTGATGCTTGCGAGATTACATCCTGCAACCGCAAGGTGCAAAACTGCAAGGCTGACTTCGGTGTCTAGGCACTGCTTGCAGTCTGCAAATCAATAAGGCTTGCAAAAAAAACTCATAGCATCCCGATTTGAAAATGGATATCAAATTTATTTTATAGGATAGACCTGAATTTCTAGGAGTGATGGCTAAAAAATGGTCATCCCGATGACTGAAAGCAAGGGAAGAAGAAACCTGTGGGACGAACTCATGTTGAGTTTGGACCCTTTCAATCCAATGACATGTGATAGAATAAATCAACCATTTCATCCATTTGCCATGTATCATAATTTAAAGGAGCTCTAATCAAGGGCCCAAAAGGTTAGGAAGTCTTATAGGATTTATTTCTCAATATATGCAGCAATGAGTATCATATTTGACCCGTTTTTCTGGTATTCAAAAGTACAGCACAGTTGTTAAATGCACTAAGTGCTAACGTAAATAAATTTTACCCAACATAGAAAAAAAATGACGATCCAATCGCTGCATACCATATTAAGCCAAGGCAAAAGCTCAAATGAGGGATGGCATGTAGATTTGCGTAATTTCTTGCATAAAAATCACATTAAGATTACTTGCAAACCAAGAAATATTTTCCACAATTACAAGTATCAATATCACTATCTTGGCGCATACTTTCTTCTGTAATATTTTAAGCAACaataattaaagtttaaaattatATGCTGTGCAGCCCAATAACTACTACTGGAGCAATAATACATTCTCCAGGTGTTCAACATCAGTCAACACCAGCCATCCAATGATCAAATCCGCACTAATGATAGTAGAGCAACTATTGTCGACTCACTAAGTAGAACACGTCACTAAGTGGAACATGTGAGCGGAATTGGAATGGATAGAAGTAGCATGCAGAAACGACAAAGTACAAGACGCTCAGCACTAGAAAGAAACAAATATGGACTTTTTCTGGTTTAAATGTTTAATCATTGATTGATATGATGAGTACCATAGAATATTCATCTCTGCACGAACAAATCACACAAATTCTGAAGGAAATACCACCTCTACAAAATAGgaaaatataaatataaatgCATTTTAGTACTATTGATATGTTGTTGCTTGTGACAGGAGGGTAAACCTTCCTCAGGTATGCCATATAGAAAATAAAGTTCTGAACAAACTACATACCATTTTCAGTTTGACCAATGCTGTGTGAAATAATATCTAATGCGACTACTTGCGGCCCAAGGAAGCCTTTTTCTGTAGATTCATAACAACAATCATCCAGGTAATCAAATTTGGCATGCACTGATGATACTAGAACGTGTGCAAGCCACTCAGTGAGTGGAACGCATGATACAAAGTAAAGCAGACAGAAATAACACGGTGCAGGAAATTAAACATTACCAGATCGGGTGAATTGGAGAATAGAGCGATGGCATTCCAGCCTTTCTTCTCCTCTCAGAGCCTAAAAAAATATCGGGAGGGGGGTTTCTATTTTGTATTTTCTATTGATAGCATGTTTAAGTGAACATATACACCCCCATGAGCAAAAGTTCATTTTCAAAGCAAAGTTTCAGTACCGCTAACATCCAAGCCCTAAGAGACCCATCACCGTACAAACAACTCTCGATATATGAAACTCTAAACGACATGCAATCTTCGACAACCCAGTGTATTGACCCCGATAGACAAACCCAACAATCACCAACTTATGCCCGTTCACAGGAATGCTAAGTTTGCAATCGAGCAGTCCCAGTTAGAAACTCAGCTAGGATAGCCAAAACCAGCAGCACAATCCACATGTACAAGCAAGCATAATTTCCTCCAACTAGATGTTTGCACCAGAGAAGGAAGACTAAATTAACTCGGAATCCAGCTCTACCACAGAAACAAGTGCAAAGAGAACTTGACCGAGGAGCATATCCTTTTTTTATAATAAACTTGCACAACAATTCACGATACTCTGCCACTCTACAGAAGGATTCATAGATGGACTTCGGAAGTAGCACGGGAGTAGTAGGGAATGGATGCTGGAGTGGGATCGGGGTGCTTACGGAAGGAGTGAGCTGGGGTATCCCTAGATCCCCATTTTCGCAAGCGTCGGGGGCGAGGTAGAAGCGGGAGGAGGTCACGAGGGCTGGTGACTCCCTCTCTCACGCCCCCAGTGCTCTTCTACAGCCGAGCCGAGGATGCTAGGGTTAGCGTAGCCTGCCGGTTCTATAACCTGCGGAGCAAGCCGGCACGGCGCGCGGGAAGGCCAGGCGACAGGCtgcggcggggctccggcggTGAGGTGATGTGGACGGGGTGGGGTCCGGATCGATAGGGACAGCGGCGAGATATGGTGGTGAGGTGGGTTTGGGTTTTCTGGCAGAGCCGCCGACGAGGTGGGGGACGGGGAGGAGACGGTGGGGGGGGCGGTGGTGCCTGCCGCTGAGCGTGACCGCGCCTGCAGCCTGCGCTAGCCGCCAAAGTGCCGAGCGCGGATGGGCCGCGGGCCGGGTGGGCCGTGCCTTCGTTAGTTGTTGGGCTGGGAGCGAATTCTCAGCCGTCAGCGAACTCATGTTTCATTAGGCTAGTTATTAATAATCCTTGTGGTTTAATTAATGCCAACACGTTGTAGCGTAATATTGCCCATAAAAAAATAATAACTGAGTCCGGGCCCGTACGCGGCGAAATTCGTGTCGTAACCTTATAGGTTGAAGAACACAACGTGCGGATTCAGAATCCTGTTTTAATCAGTAGATTTGATTAGTCGGGTTGATCGCGGAGAAGCAAGttcgcgctcgccgccgatgaCGACAGCCGATCCTCCGCTGGCGCGCGTCGCCGACTGGGCCGGCCTGCCCGGCGATCTCCTGGCGTGCGTGCGCGAGCTCCTCACCGCCGTCCCCTGCCGCGTATGCTTCCGCGCCGTGTGCCGCTCGTGGCGGGCAGCCGACGGCCCCCGCCCGGTCCCGAGGATGCCGCCTCCGTGGGTGGTCCTCCCGATCGGCAGCGGGGGCTGCAGCGACGCCTTCACCCTGCTCTCCGTCCCGACCATGCAGGCGTTCCGCTGGTCGCcgccgggcggcgcggggctcTTCTGCGTCGGCTCCAGCGGCGGGTGGATCGCCGGGGCGTACATCGACGCCGACCTCAAGATCCGGCTCTCGCTACTGAACCCGCTCACGGACGCGCGCGTCGACGTGCCGGCCCCCTTCGGTCGGGTCTACCACATGTCCAGCTGCAGCAGGAGCGAGACGGAGGAGATCTCGCTGTGCAACACTTTCCAGAAGGTGGCCTTCTCGCCGAGCCCCACCGAGCACGACTTCGCCGTCGCCGTGGTGACCCGAAGCCGTTCCGGCAAAGCCATGGCGTTCGCCAGGGCTGGCTGCAACGAGGTGTGGCTGGCCGACCTCGGCCCCTTCGAACGCGGCGGCGACTACATCAGGGCCCAGCGGGACGTCGCGTACCACGACGGCAAGTTCTACTACATGACCATGTCCGGCCAGGTGTGGGTGGTCGACATGGCCGCGCCGTCCCCCTCGCCCGCGCCGTTCGCCACGTTCGAGCCCACGATGCCCGGCCTCATCAAGCGCCGCCACCACCTCGCCTTCACCGGCGACGGCGCGCTCCACATCGTGTGCAGCTCGATCCGGGAGCTCCACTCGTCCGACGGGAATATGCTCGCGCTACGTTACGCCCCGAGCTGCACTGCAGAACAAGGGTCGTCGTCGTCAACGTGGGCGCAAGTGACATGCCTGCACGGCCAAGCCTTCCTCATCGGCGACCTAAACCAGACGCTATCCGTGCACGCGGACGGCGACGACGGAGCATGGCTGAGGCCTGACTGCGTGTACTTCACCAACATCCCGCTCTGCTCTCTCCTTGCAAAATCACGGCACTGCAGCTATGGCCGTGCGTGGGTGTTGTACTTGGCCACCGGCGACATTAGGCGGCCCGACTCTGCAACGGGGGAGCCAAGGAATTACAGGGTGGAGAGACACTGGGGTGAGGACTACCCTAAATGCGTTTGGATTATGCCTTCCATGCGATAACGATGCATGTATATTCCTTAATTTTATGGATCTATATGTATAAAAATATTACTTCCTTCGTTTCAAAATTTAGGTCAtgctatatatctagatttacAGTAAAATTTACATTTATAGATTTGACAAAATCACTAACAATTTGGAATGATAGGAGTATATCGATAACTAGGAATATTGGCGCGCTAACGCCGTGCCCGCAAGGAAGATGTGTATGGCTTGTGGTGGTTCGTCTGCTGCGCAAGTTAGATAGTTCAAATAATGAAAAGCAAGGGTTTTTCTTAATGGCCGACCAAACCAATGCATAGTACACATAGGTATCAAGTGGCAACCGCCATAGAACTCAAAGATCTTGCCAAGCATTGCAATCAGTCATCGCAAAGATGAAATAAAGATAGGTCAATTACAAATGTAAATAATTAAAGCGTAAATAACGGCATAAGTAGGGGGGTCTGTAGGATGCCATTCATAGTTGGTCGGCCTCCTTTTGAACTGATGCTTGAAAATGAATTAGTACTCAATTTATTGAAGAGACAACATATTATGGAATGAGACGATATTGATACTTTTGGTAAGGAAATAACAGGAGATAAAAAATTATATCATTGCATCAAATATGTAATCATTCAGAatattgaaaaaaaaaacaacatTACCACCTCACTTCTTAAAACCAAAGAACTTGCATGAGCAGCTAGCAAtgagaagagaaaagaaaagaaaatgaacaTTTGATCCAAAGGGCCAAACTTTTAGAATTAAAGGTGAAATTAATACCACATACCAATTTCATGGCTGCACCTAAAATTCCTAGAAAAAAAGAACCTGTTCATTGTTTTGGCTCTTTGGAATTGCAATTCATAGGGTAAAAGTCTGCAAAAAACGATATGTAAAAAATACATAATCTCTTAATTTAATAATGAATAAGAATAAAGGTGCACAACTACAAATGGTTGCTGCGCTGTAGGGTTCCTCAAGCAACATTCCATATCCAATGTTTTAAACAAATAATCTGGTAGTGCTGGAGAATAGAAAACTACAAAAAATAGGAGAGGAAGTGAGAAAAGAACCAAACTTATCATGTTTGAAATGAGAATTCTAATGAAAAAAATAATTGAGTAATCCTTAAAGTAAACTGATTTTACCTTCGTATCTTATGAAATTTTAATATGCTAAAATCATACTATATACTAATTTGACATAGGGCACTTCAAAACTGAGTATCACAAACTGAGGTAGAGATGTAATATTTTTGCTATCTTGAACACTTCAAAACATTGAGTATCACAAACTGAGGTAGAGATGTAATATTTTTGCTATCCTGGACACTTCAAAACATTGAGTATCACAAAGAGCTGCAAGATACGTCCAaacatatttttgaaatattttttattttaataAAGAAAAGAATTGATGGAATTTCTAATAAGCTTAAGTCAGAGCATTGTGTACCCAACTACACAAAAATTTGGTATGTGCAACTTTCTCTTACTTAAATGTTGGTTATCCCTGGTCCGCTTGGCCGAACAGAGATAAATGAAACAGCAGGGATCAAATCAATATGATGGGAAACAAAATTGACAAAACTAATAACAGACAACCAAATAATTTCTATAGCTAACTATATCTTATTTACCATTCAGATGTAGCCAAAACTGTTCAGATGATTTTACAATATCGAAAGCAAAGTGCAAGGATGATTTGTGAGGGGATATGAAAAGTATAAGAGTTGAGGTGCTATATTTACGGTTAGTTCCAAAGTAACAAACCTTGTTAGGTACCCTTAGTTACTAAAAAAAAGAGAATCTGATCGAAACCTTAGAATTACGAAGATGAGCGCATTTGTGCTACGATGAGAATATGATTTACAACATTGGCAAAAAATGATTAAATAGATGTAGGTTATCACCTTTTCTTTTACGATTCATTGTACTTTATTTTGTGAGAAGAACAGCATCTTTCAAGGTCTGAAAAAACCTATAATTTTGTACCTAAAGTGTTTAGTTTGTTTGTGATGCATAGGTAGGATAACAATAATTGATTATAACATAACTACATTTCTGCAGCCGTTGAGGTGCCTCATTTGGAATTGCTCCTTGCTCGGGCACACCTGCTTGACATACCTCTAGCAAAATCATGAGCATAGAAAATGCTAAGATTAGAAATTGCAGTTCAATTTGGGGAAAGAAAAGAGAGTATAGGAAGGATTTCAATCCACTACTACTCCAAACTGGCATCAGACCAACAAGGAGAAAATGTGGTTGTTCGGCTCAGGCATGATTAGTTGAATTAAGACCAACAACCTTCACTGGCGTGGGTGGAGCTGTAGCTGCCATAGGAGCTTGCTCACGCGAGGGACCTCTGATGACGATAGGCTGAGACAAATGCGCTCGAAGGTTCGCATCCACATATGTTTGCTGGATGGGAAGGGATGGGAGACAGCGACAACGCGGTCAAAATTGACGCCGTTGCAGCCGTCATGGCCAGCATATCCGCCTGTGGCTGAGGAGACGACGCCGACGTGAATCGGCAACATTGGCGCGGATGGTTTGCCTGCTGGAGATGGGTCCATCACCGTACAGAGTATATATATGTTAGCGTCGCGGCCTGTTGGAGCGGAAGGAGGACCGCAACCCGCAGCTGCGGCAGGTTCGTCATCGCCCCCCACCTTTTGTTCGAGACGCCGCTGTGTCTTCTTCGTGTCTGTCTCCACCACCGGCAACGGTGCGTGCTATTGGAGCAGAAGTCACTGCATCTGGTTTGGagatggaggaggaggcgctaATAGTAAGAACAACGTGAAGCCGTGAAGGGGCCAAGGAAGTGATGACCCAGTAGGGCTGCTGTGGTGGGGTTGGCCGGCGGCGTAGAAGGATGGGCACGCGATGAGTCGGAGAGGCATGAATAAGACCAACTGAGGCCAGGGGCGGATCTACACGAGGGCCTACCTTCTCAAGATCAATGGATATCCCTTTAAGCCTCCCTCCATTTTTGGAAAGAAAAAAtaaagaagaaagggggaggaagaagaatagaagggaaggaagaagagaagggagaTGAGCCCCCTCTTCACTCCCTGACTGGATTCACCACAGGctgcggccgagcggcggcgttGGAGGTCAGGACTGCGATGTGTAACGGGCGGAATCGATTTGGTGTGCGGTGAAGAAGGACACACAGACCTTCTCCGACACCGTTTCGAGTAGGGTGGATGTGGCCTCTATTCCC
Protein-coding sequences here:
- the LOC112892784 gene encoding F-box protein SKIP23-like gives rise to the protein MTTADPPLARVADWAGLPGDLLACVRELLTAVPCRVCFRAVCRSWRAADGPRPVPRMPPPWVVLPIGSGGCSDAFTLLSVPTMQAFRWSPPGGAGLFCVGSSGGWIAGAYIDADLKIRLSLLNPLTDARVDVPAPFGRVYHMSSCSRSETEEISLCNTFQKVAFSPSPTEHDFAVAVVTRSRSGKAMAFARAGCNEVWLADLGPFERGGDYIRAQRDVAYHDGKFYYMTMSGQVWVVDMAAPSPSPAPFATFEPTMPGLIKRRHHLAFTGDGALHIVCSSIRELHSSDGNMLALRYAPSCTAEQGSSSSTWAQVTCLHGQAFLIGDLNQTLSVHADGDDGAWLRPDCVYFTNIPLCSLLAKSRHCSYGRAWVLYLATGDIRRPDSATGEPRNYRVERHWGEDYPKCVWIMPSMR